One genomic region from bacterium Unc6 encodes:
- a CDS encoding anthranilate/aminodeoxychorismate synthase component II (TrpG; with TrpE catalyzes the formation of anthranilate and glutamate from chorismate and glutamine; TrpG provides the glutamine amidotransferase activity): MLIMIDNYDSFTYNLVQYFGELGQKLKVFRNDVITVKNIALLKPAGIVISSGPCTPKQSGISCDAIRELGKNIPILGVCLGHQCIGEVFGGEVVRAKKPVHGKTSKIYHDGKDLFKKIENPFEATRYHSLIVKRETLPSVLTITAWTKEGEIMGLKHKEFPIWGVQFHPESILTKVGKSVLKNFLKLNK, translated from the coding sequence ATGCTTATAATGATAGACAACTATGATTCATTTACATACAACCTTGTCCAGTATTTCGGTGAATTAGGACAAAAACTGAAGGTGTTTAGAAACGATGTGATAACCGTAAAAAATATTGCATTATTAAAGCCAGCCGGCATTGTAATATCTTCCGGTCCTTGCACCCCGAAACAGTCAGGAATTTCCTGTGATGCAATAAGAGAATTGGGCAAGAACATACCCATACTCGGTGTATGTTTGGGACATCAGTGTATAGGAGAGGTCTTTGGAGGAGAAGTTGTAAGAGCAAAAAAACCTGTGCATGGAAAAACATCAAAAATTTATCACGATGGAAAGGATTTATTTAAAAAAATAGAAAACCCATTTGAGGCAACAAGATACCATTCACTTATTGTAAAAAGAGAAACACTGCCTTCTGTTTTAACGATAACTGCATGGACAAAAGAAGGGGAAATAATGGGATTGAAACACAAGGAATTCCCGATATGGGGTGTCCAGTTTCATCCTGAGTCCATACTTACAAAGGTTGGGAAAAGTGTGTTAAAGAATTTTTTGAAATTAAACAAGTAA
- a CDS encoding anthranilate synthase component I, producing MIYPERKEFLKLSRQGNLIPVYREIVADLETPVSAFLKIDRSRFSYLLESVEGAEKIARYSFIGTQPSLMAYSYKDTVIFEKRGKKTQVKTADPLKTIISLMSVYKFVSSGTLPRFCGGLVGYIGYDMVRTFEKLPEKNQDTLNLPDCVFMLTDTILIFDHIDHKIKIVCLAYTDKNPDETYNNAIKKIDIIIQRLRKPLYLKTTHSIKITNAKVKANFTKKSFEKQVRKAKAYINAGDAIQIVLSQRFETPVKCPPFDIYRALRSVNPSPYMYYIKMPQVNIVGASPEVFVRCENKIVEVRPIAGTRPRGLSEAKDKRLEKELLNDPKECAEHIMLVDLGRNDIGRICRYGSVKTLEFMVIEKYSHVMHIVSDCKGELLKGKTLIDVVKATFPAGTVSGAPKIRAMEIIEELENVRRGLYAGCIGYFSFSGNLDTCIAIRTAIIKNNRAYVQAGAGIVADSVPSKEYYETVNKAEAMLKAIKIANEGLE from the coding sequence ATGATATATCCGGAAAGGAAAGAGTTCTTAAAACTTTCAAGACAGGGAAATCTTATACCTGTTTATAGAGAGATTGTTGCAGACCTTGAAACCCCTGTATCTGCATTCTTAAAAATTGACAGATCCCGGTTTAGTTATCTTCTTGAGTCTGTTGAGGGTGCAGAGAAGATTGCAAGATATTCGTTCATCGGAACACAACCCTCACTTATGGCATATTCTTATAAAGATACAGTTATATTTGAAAAAAGAGGCAAAAAAACGCAGGTTAAAACTGCCGACCCTTTGAAAACAATTATAAGTTTAATGTCTGTCTATAAGTTTGTTTCTTCTGGCACACTCCCTCGTTTTTGCGGCGGACTTGTAGGATATATAGGGTATGATATGGTAAGAACCTTTGAAAAATTACCAGAAAAAAATCAGGACACACTGAATCTGCCGGACTGTGTCTTTATGTTAACAGATACCATCCTTATATTTGACCATATAGACCACAAAATAAAGATAGTCTGCCTTGCATATACAGATAAAAACCCTGATGAGACCTATAATAATGCCATAAAAAAAATAGATATAATAATACAAAGATTAAGAAAACCCCTGTATCTTAAAACTACACATTCAATAAAAATTACAAATGCCAAAGTGAAGGCAAATTTTACAAAAAAGAGTTTTGAGAAACAGGTAAGAAAAGCAAAGGCTTATATAAATGCAGGAGATGCAATTCAGATTGTTCTTTCACAGAGGTTTGAGACGCCTGTCAAATGCCCGCCTTTTGATATTTACAGAGCGCTTCGTTCGGTTAATCCTTCTCCGTATATGTATTATATAAAAATGCCGCAGGTAAATATTGTTGGTGCTTCCCCTGAGGTTTTTGTAAGATGTGAAAACAAAATTGTAGAGGTAAGGCCCATTGCTGGAACAAGACCGCGCGGGCTGAGCGAGGCAAAAGATAAAAGACTTGAAAAAGAACTGCTGAATGACCCGAAAGAATGTGCCGAACATATTATGCTTGTTGATTTAGGGAGAAATGATATTGGAAGAATATGCAGGTATGGTTCGGTAAAAACACTTGAGTTTATGGTTATTGAAAAATATTCACATGTTATGCATATTGTAAGTGATTGTAAAGGGGAACTTTTAAAAGGCAAAACACTTATAGATGTGGTAAAGGCTACATTTCCCGCAGGGACTGTAAGTGGTGCTCCCAAAATAAGGGCAATGGAAATTATTGAAGAACTTGAAAATGTCCGACGCGGCCTTTATGCGGGTTGCATAGGTTATTTTAGTTTTTCGGGAAATCTTGATACCTGTATTGCAATAAGAACAGCAATAATAAAGAATAACAGGGCTTATGTGCAGGCAGGCGCCGGTATTGTTGCAGACTCTGTTCCTTCAAAAGAATACTATGAAACAGTGAATAAGGCAGAGGCAATGTTAAAGGCAATAAAAATTGCAAACGAAGGGTTAGAATAA
- a CDS encoding argininosuccinate synthase produces MEKIKKIVLAYSGGLDTSVILKWLKEKYNAEIIAFCADVGQEEELKGLKEKAIKTGADRCYILDLVEEFAGDFIFPMIRAGAIYENQYYLGTSIARPLIAKKQIEIAKAEKADAVAHGATGKGNDQCRFEFTYYALKPDIKIIAPWREWEFRGRKDLIGYAKTHNIAVPVTKQKPYSTDRNLLHISYESGILEDPWNEPPEDIFILSVSPQDAPDRFEHITLDFEDGNCIALNNKKISPANIIKNLNKIGGKNGIGRTDTIENRFVGMKSRGVYETPGGAILHFAHRQIETLTQDREIMHLKDSLIPKYSELIYYGFWFSPERIALQSFIDCTQKNVTGTVRLKLYKGNIILAGRKSVFSLYNPRIATMESDKGAYNQKDAEGFINLNAIRLKAWARVRTIADNLPDDA; encoded by the coding sequence ATGGAGAAGATTAAAAAAATTGTTCTTGCATATTCGGGTGGGCTTGATACATCTGTGATATTAAAGTGGTTAAAAGAGAAATATAATGCAGAAATTATAGCCTTTTGCGCCGATGTAGGGCAGGAAGAAGAATTAAAGGGGTTGAAAGAAAAGGCAATAAAAACAGGTGCAGACAGGTGTTATATATTAGACCTTGTTGAAGAGTTCGCAGGAGATTTTATATTTCCTATGATAAGAGCCGGTGCTATATATGAAAATCAGTATTATTTAGGAACATCTATTGCAAGGCCTTTGATTGCAAAAAAACAGATTGAAATTGCAAAAGCCGAAAAAGCAGATGCCGTAGCACATGGTGCTACAGGGAAAGGAAATGACCAGTGCAGATTTGAATTTACATATTATGCCTTAAAACCCGATATAAAGATTATCGCCCCCTGGAGAGAATGGGAATTCAGGGGAAGAAAAGACCTTATAGGATATGCCAAAACACATAACATTGCCGTTCCTGTAACGAAACAAAAACCATATTCAACGGATAGGAACCTTCTTCATATATCATATGAAAGCGGTATTCTTGAAGATCCCTGGAATGAGCCTCCTGAAGATATATTCATACTTTCAGTATCACCGCAAGATGCCCCTGATAGATTTGAACATATTACACTTGATTTTGAGGACGGCAATTGTATTGCCTTAAATAATAAAAAAATATCACCAGCAAACATAATAAAAAATTTAAACAAAATTGGTGGGAAAAATGGCATTGGTAGAACAGACACAATAGAAAATAGATTTGTGGGTATGAAAAGCAGAGGCGTATATGAAACCCCTGGTGGTGCAATACTTCATTTTGCACACAGGCAGATAGAAACCCTTACACAAGACAGGGAGATTATGCACTTGAAAGATAGCCTGATACCAAAGTACTCAGAACTTATATACTACGGGTTTTGGTTCAGTCCCGAAAGGATTGCTCTACAGTCCTTTATTGATTGCACACAAAAAAATGTGACTGGAACTGTTCGGCTAAAACTTTATAAAGGAAATATTATCTTAGCAGGAAGAAAATCAGTTTTTTCGTTATACAATCCCAGGATTGCTACTATGGAATCTGACAAGGGCGCATACAACCAAAAAGATGCAGAAGGATTTATAAACTTAAATGCAATAAGGCTAAAAGCATGGGCAAGGGTGAGAACAATAGCAGATAACCTGCCTGATGACGCCTGA
- a CDS encoding ornithine carbamoyltransferase, which produces MKKDFLSLKDMDKENIEKIFVIAEKLKTNRFMYKNILEDKSVVLIFQKPSTRTRISFAIGIKELGGFPVYLGPEEVGIGQREEVKDIARVVSRYAHCIVARVFSHNDIEQMAEYSSVPVVNALSDREHPCQALGDIFTMLRLRRKLKGLSLGWIGDGNNVLHSLLYGCAYMGINIVCATPCGYEPMSDIVKDVKKIATKHKSRIVLTNNPKEAALMSDFLYTDVWTSMGMEKQVEARKKAFKDFQVNAQILKLARPTCRVMHCLPAHREEEITDWVIEGRQSVVFEQAENRLHVQKAILAILMAKTR; this is translated from the coding sequence TTGAAAAAAGACTTTTTAAGTTTGAAGGATATGGATAAGGAAAATATAGAGAAAATTTTTGTAATTGCAGAAAAACTTAAAACAAACAGGTTTATGTACAAGAATATTCTTGAAGATAAATCGGTGGTTCTTATATTTCAAAAACCATCTACAAGAACCCGTATTTCATTTGCTATCGGTATAAAAGAACTTGGAGGATTTCCTGTCTATCTTGGTCCTGAAGAAGTGGGTATAGGGCAAAGAGAGGAGGTAAAAGACATTGCGAGGGTCGTTTCAAGATACGCACACTGTATTGTAGCGAGGGTTTTTTCTCATAATGATATTGAACAGATGGCTGAATATTCAAGTGTTCCTGTTGTAAATGCACTAAGCGACAGGGAACATCCCTGTCAGGCACTCGGGGATATATTTACTATGTTAAGGTTAAGAAGAAAGTTAAAAGGGCTTAGTTTAGGATGGATAGGAGACGGAAATAATGTTCTTCATTCTCTTCTTTATGGCTGTGCATATATGGGTATAAATATAGTATGCGCCACCCCTTGTGGGTATGAACCGATGAGTGATATTGTGAAAGATGTTAAAAAGATTGCCACCAAACATAAGTCAAGGATTGTCCTTACAAATAACCCAAAAGAAGCTGCACTGATGTCAGACTTTTTATATACTGATGTATGGACAAGTATGGGAATGGAAAAACAGGTTGAGGCAAGAAAAAAAGCATTCAAGGATTTTCAAGTTAATGCACAAATCTTAAAACTTGCAAGACCAACCTGCAGGGTTATGCACTGTCTTCCAGCGCACAGAGAGGAAGAAATAACAGATTGGGTTATAGAGGGGCGTCAGTCTGTGGTGTTTGAACAGGCAGAAAATAGACTCCATGTCCAGAAGGCTATACTTGCCATATTGATGGCAAAGACCAGATAA
- a CDS encoding aspartate aminotransferase family protein yields the protein MQYEEILRTFEQYVMGTYARHLAVFVRGRGCELIDLKGNKYLDFFPGWAVSGIGHCHPMVVSAVKDQVRKIIHISNNYYSVQQGKLAKKIIEKSFPGRVFFCNSGAEANEGAIKISRAFGNPDRYQIISMQNSFHGRTLATLTMTGQEKYKKCFEPLPEGFKTVPFNDIFAVQNAITDKTVGIIVEPIQGEGGINVAQKEYLNQIRQICDKKNILLIFDEVQTGMGRTGKMFAYQHYEIKPDIMTLAKTLGGGLPIGAVVASKKVCDVLSPGMHASTFGGSPLVCAASLAVFKAIEKEHLLSNVLKMSEYIFEKVGLLKIKHQIIKEVRGIGLIIGIELKCQGKTIVEKCFEKKLLINCTQGNVLRLMPALVVTKKQIDQGIGILDEVFSSI from the coding sequence ATGCAGTATGAAGAGATTTTAAGAACATTTGAGCAATATGTGATGGGAACATATGCAAGGCACCTTGCTGTTTTTGTAAGAGGACGCGGATGCGAACTTATTGATTTAAAAGGTAATAAATACCTTGATTTTTTCCCCGGTTGGGCCGTAAGCGGTATTGGACACTGCCATCCGATGGTTGTTTCTGCTGTAAAAGATCAGGTAAGAAAAATTATACACATTTCCAATAACTATTACTCTGTCCAACAGGGAAAACTTGCAAAAAAAATAATAGAAAAAAGTTTTCCAGGAAGGGTATTTTTTTGTAACAGTGGTGCAGAGGCAAATGAGGGGGCAATAAAAATTTCAAGAGCATTTGGCAATCCAGACAGGTATCAGATAATTTCAATGCAGAACTCTTTTCATGGAAGGACACTTGCAACACTTACAATGACGGGACAGGAAAAATATAAAAAATGTTTTGAACCCCTGCCCGAAGGATTTAAAACTGTTCCGTTCAATGATATTTTTGCAGTCCAAAATGCCATAACGGATAAAACAGTGGGAATAATAGTTGAACCCATACAGGGTGAGGGCGGAATAAATGTTGCACAGAAAGAATACCTGAACCAGATAAGACAGATATGCGATAAAAAGAATATACTTCTTATATTTGATGAGGTTCAGACCGGCATGGGAAGAACCGGAAAAATGTTTGCATATCAACACTACGAAATAAAGCCGGATATAATGACACTTGCAAAAACACTTGGCGGAGGACTTCCAATAGGTGCGGTTGTTGCATCAAAAAAGGTATGTGATGTTTTAAGTCCCGGGATGCATGCCTCAACCTTTGGAGGTAGTCCTCTGGTATGTGCGGCTTCTCTTGCTGTATTTAAGGCAATAGAGAAAGAACACCTTCTTTCAAATGTTTTAAAAATGTCAGAGTATATCTTTGAAAAGGTTGGCCTGTTAAAGATAAAACATCAAATAATAAAAGAAGTCAGGGGTATTGGCTTAATAATTGGAATTGAACTTAAATGTCAGGGTAAAACAATTGTTGAAAAGTGTTTTGAAAAAAAACTTCTTATAAATTGCACGCAAGGAAATGTTCTTCGTCTTATGCCTGCGCTTGTTGTAACCAAAAAACAGATTGATCAAGGAATTGGGATTCTTGATGAGGTTTTTTCCAGCATATAG
- a CDS encoding 23S rRNA (guanosine(2251)-2'-O)-methyltransferase RlmB: MYLFGKNSILERLKKNPESIRKIFLCKNLHNTEILDLIKYNKIQVLYVEKEHLLSIKKTERFQGVIAVADEFKYTDFEDILSKNLSIIFLDGITDPNNLGSIIRTCAGFGGFGLVIPKHRACNINETVLNIASGGENYVPISRVTNLSQSLKKAKDMGYWIAGGVVENGRNLYDTKIPFPVCLVVGSEGKGIHKGLFKEIDLRLTLPMQTSLSFNVAVACAIFCYEIKRHFESVAKPLT, encoded by the coding sequence ATGTATTTGTTTGGCAAAAATTCTATTCTTGAAAGATTAAAGAAAAATCCTGAAAGTATAAGAAAAATATTCTTATGCAAAAACCTTCATAACACAGAAATTTTAGATTTGATAAAATATAATAAGATTCAGGTTTTATATGTAGAAAAAGAGCATCTTTTAAGTATAAAAAAAACAGAACGTTTTCAAGGTGTTATTGCGGTTGCAGACGAATTCAAGTACACGGATTTTGAGGACATTTTAAGTAAAAATCTCTCTATTATTTTCTTGGATGGAATTACCGATCCGAATAACCTTGGGAGCATTATAAGAACCTGTGCAGGGTTTGGGGGATTTGGTCTTGTTATACCAAAACATAGAGCCTGTAATATAAATGAAACTGTATTAAATATAGCATCAGGCGGCGAAAATTATGTTCCAATATCCAGGGTAACAAATCTTTCACAGTCCTTAAAAAAGGCGAAGGATATGGGTTACTGGATTGCAGGAGGTGTTGTTGAAAACGGAAGAAATCTGTATGATACAAAGATACCGTTCCCTGTATGTTTGGTAGTAGGTTCAGAGGGTAAGGGAATACACAAAGGTTTATTTAAAGAAATAGATTTAAGACTAACTCTTCCGATGCAGACTTCTCTTTCTTTTAATGTTGCCGTGGCCTGTGCAATATTCTGTTACGAGATAAAAAGACATTTTGAGAGTGTCGCAAAGCCGCTTACTTAA
- a CDS encoding tRNA lysidine(34) synthetase TilS — MQNLNKSFFENVKKTILKYRMIKDKDNVLVCVSGGPDSVAMFYILKDLGYKIKTCHYNHKLRGKESEKDEVFVKNICRLYNINCLVRKNKTKTLKYSEDTLREKRYNFFLKTAKKQNCNTVATGHTFDDQVETVFLRLIRGTGISGLAGIPPVRQESGIRIVRPLIEIKRKQVIDFLTSNKYEYRIDKTNLESNFLRNKVRNIILPFIEKQVKTDIKKNIFYLSCIARNENNFIDTVAKKLLRRISPQGVKIPTLRMDLKKLRKINPAILGRIIRIIFKEKFQLTLNFEDMERIIFLIYNGGPKLNLCSNTFVSIQKNYLIIK; from the coding sequence ATGCAAAACTTAAATAAATCCTTCTTTGAAAATGTAAAAAAAACCATCCTGAAATACAGAATGATAAAAGATAAAGATAATGTTCTTGTTTGTGTATCAGGAGGTCCTGATTCTGTTGCTATGTTTTACATCTTGAAAGATTTGGGATACAAAATAAAAACCTGCCACTACAACCATAAATTAAGAGGGAAAGAGTCTGAAAAAGATGAAGTATTTGTAAAAAATATATGTAGATTATATAATATAAATTGTTTAGTCAGAAAAAATAAAACAAAGACATTAAAATATTCCGAGGATACATTAAGAGAAAAAAGATACAATTTCTTTTTAAAAACTGCAAAAAAACAAAACTGTAATACTGTAGCAACAGGACATACATTTGATGACCAGGTAGAAACTGTGTTCTTACGGCTAATAAGAGGAACAGGTATTTCTGGGCTTGCAGGAATACCTCCTGTAAGACAGGAATCCGGCATCAGGATTGTAAGACCTTTAATTGAAATAAAAAGAAAACAGGTAATAGATTTTCTTACCTCAAACAAGTATGAATACAGGATTGATAAAACAAATTTAGAAAGTAATTTTTTAAGAAACAAGGTCAGAAATATAATTCTACCATTTATAGAAAAACAGGTTAAAACAGATATAAAAAAAAATATCTTTTATTTATCTTGCATTGCAAGAAATGAAAATAATTTTATTGATACAGTTGCAAAAAAACTCCTTAGAAGAATTTCACCCCAAGGGGTTAAAATACCAACACTAAGGATGGACTTAAAAAAATTAAGGAAGATAAACCCTGCAATATTAGGGAGAATAATCCGCATAATTTTTAAGGAAAAATTTCAATTAACACTAAATTTTGAGGATATGGAAAGGATTATATTCCTTATCTATAACGGCGGACCAAAACTCAATCTTTGTTCAAATACATTTGTATCTATACAAAAAAATTATCTTATAATAAAATAA
- a CDS encoding cytidine deaminase, translated as MKYKRPCWDSYFMSVASIVSSRSTCLRRKVGAVIVKDKRMLATGYNGAPSGIRHCEVVGCLREKLKISSGERHELCRGLHAEMNAIIQASLYGVPIAGAVLYSTNHPCVMCAKMIINAGIKKVVILGDYPDKFARSLLKEADIKVVKGEKQNGMEKLGGKKL; from the coding sequence ATGAAATACAAAAGGCCCTGTTGGGATAGTTATTTTATGAGTGTAGCATCCATAGTAAGTAGCCGTTCAACCTGTTTAAGAAGGAAGGTTGGGGCAGTTATTGTGAAGGACAAGAGGATGCTTGCAACCGGTTATAACGGTGCTCCATCGGGCATCAGACATTGTGAGGTTGTTGGCTGCCTCAGAGAAAAATTAAAAATATCCTCCGGAGAAAGACATGAACTGTGCAGAGGCCTTCATGCGGAAATGAATGCAATAATACAGGCATCGCTGTATGGTGTGCCCATTGCGGGGGCAGTTCTTTATTCTACGAATCATCCCTGTGTTATGTGTGCAAAAATGATTATCAATGCAGGTATAAAAAAAGTTGTGATACTTGGAGACTATCCCGATAAATTTGCCAGAAGTTTACTTAAAGAAGCAGATATAAAAGTAGTGAAAGGAGAAAAACAGAATGGAATGGAAAAATTGGGAGGCAAAAAATTATAG
- a CDS encoding serine hydroxymethyltransferase (catalyzes the reaction of glycine with 5,10-methylenetetrahydrofolate to form L-serine and tetrahydrofolate), with protein MLKPLKDIDKSIYNAIEDEIKRQNEQVNLIASENYASSAVLDAAGSVLTNKYAEGYPHLRWYKGCQNVDRIESIAIERACTLFGAEYANVQPHCGSSANMAVYFSMLKTGDTILGMDIVSGGHLSHGHALNFSKRFFNFIGYGVDKNTEHIDYDNILEIAKKQKPKMIVAGASAYSRIIDFKKFRKICDAVGAYLLVDMAHIAGLVSAGLHISPVKYAEFITSTTHKTLRGPRGGFILCRKEFGKRIDQEVFPGIQGGPLMHIIAAKAVCFKEAMQPAFKQYQQKVIENARQIANSLSRKGYRIVSGGTDNHMLLVDLSDKNITGKDAANALDECFIIVNKNQIPYDKRPPALTSGIRIGTPSITTMGMGTEEANIISEMIDKVLKNIGDEKIKKKIRTEVKHLTSKFLLL; from the coding sequence ATTTTAAAACCATTGAAAGATATTGATAAAAGTATATACAATGCAATAGAAGATGAAATTAAAAGGCAGAATGAACAGGTTAATCTTATTGCATCGGAAAACTATGCAAGCAGTGCCGTTCTTGATGCGGCTGGTTCTGTGCTCACAAATAAATATGCAGAAGGGTATCCCCATCTTCGCTGGTACAAAGGCTGTCAGAATGTTGATAGGATTGAAAGTATTGCAATAGAAAGGGCATGTACACTTTTTGGTGCCGAGTATGCAAATGTTCAACCACACTGCGGTTCGTCTGCCAATATGGCAGTTTATTTTTCAATGCTTAAAACGGGCGACACTATTCTTGGAATGGATATTGTAAGTGGAGGTCACCTCTCACATGGGCACGCACTTAATTTTTCAAAAAGATTTTTTAATTTTATAGGTTATGGCGTTGACAAAAATACCGAACATATTGATTATGATAATATTCTTGAAATTGCAAAAAAACAAAAACCAAAGATGATAGTTGCGGGTGCATCGGCATACTCAAGGATTATTGATTTTAAAAAATTTAGAAAAATATGTGACGCCGTAGGTGCATATCTTCTTGTTGATATGGCACACATTGCAGGGCTTGTCAGTGCAGGACTACACATAAGTCCTGTTAAGTATGCAGAATTTATAACATCTACCACACATAAGACATTAAGAGGTCCAAGGGGGGGATTTATATTATGCAGGAAAGAGTTTGGCAAGAGGATTGACCAGGAGGTATTTCCCGGCATACAGGGAGGACCTCTTATGCATATAATTGCAGCAAAAGCGGTTTGTTTCAAAGAGGCTATGCAGCCTGCATTTAAACAGTATCAGCAAAAGGTGATAGAAAATGCAAGGCAGATTGCCAACAGTTTAAGCCGAAAGGGTTATAGAATTGTATCCGGCGGCACAGATAACCATATGTTGCTTGTAGACCTTTCAGATAAAAATATTACGGGGAAAGATGCCGCAAATGCACTTGATGAGTGTTTTATCATTGTCAATAAAAACCAGATACCATATGATAAGAGACCTCCTGCACTTACAAGCGGGATAAGGATAGGTACTCCTTCTATTACAACAATGGGTATGGGCACAGAAGAGGCAAACATAATTTCAGAGATGATAGATAAGGTTTTGAAGAATATTGGTGATGAAAAAATAAAAAAAAAGATAAGAACAGAAGTAAAACATCTTACCTCAAAGTTTCTTTTATTATGA
- a CDS encoding ribose 5-phosphate isomerase B — MKIAMGSDHGGYNLKSEIFVYLKRVHIVKDFGTFSERPCDYPKVAYRVAKSVRSGKYKRGILVCTSGIGMTIVANKVKGIRAALCNSKTCARLSRQHNDANILVLSGKFTSLKKAKEIVDEWLSADFLGGKVPRYTERIEQIKEIEEKEK; from the coding sequence ATGAAAATAGCAATGGGTTCAGACCACGGCGGTTATAATCTAAAAAGTGAGATTTTTGTGTATCTTAAAAGGGTTCATATTGTAAAAGATTTCGGAACATTTTCAGAACGACCTTGCGATTATCCGAAAGTTGCATACAGGGTTGCAAAGAGTGTCCGTTCAGGAAAATATAAAAGAGGAATTCTTGTATGCACTTCCGGCATAGGAATGACAATTGTTGCAAACAAGGTAAAAGGAATAAGAGCGGCGCTGTGTAATTCAAAAACTTGTGCCCGTTTATCAAGACAGCATAACGATGCAAATATCCTTGTGCTTTCGGGTAAATTTACGAGTTTAAAAAAAGCAAAAGAGATTGTTGATGAATGGCTTAGTGCGGATTTTCTTGGAGGAAAAGTACCAAGATATACAGAAAGAATTGAACAGATAAAAGAAATAGAGGAAAAAGAAAAGTGA